Proteins from a single region of Deltaproteobacteria bacterium PRO3:
- a CDS encoding peroxiredoxin → MVQVTQKAPDFKAVAVLEDNSFKEISLSDYKGKKVILFFYPLDFTFVAPTEIIAFSQNIEEFKKRGVQVLGCSIDSQFSHLAWKKTPRAEGGLGEIKYPLIADVNKDISRKYGVLLEGAGIALRGLFLIDEEGVLRSAVINDLPLGRSTDEALRVVDALNFFQKNGEVCPANWKPGADSIKPGVETSKEYFKKHA, encoded by the coding sequence ATGGTTCAAGTGACGCAAAAGGCCCCCGACTTCAAAGCCGTGGCGGTCCTGGAGGACAACTCCTTCAAAGAGATTTCCCTTTCCGACTACAAGGGCAAGAAGGTCATCCTGTTCTTCTACCCGCTCGACTTCACCTTCGTCGCCCCCACCGAGATCATCGCCTTCAGCCAAAACATCGAAGAGTTCAAGAAGCGCGGCGTGCAGGTGTTGGGCTGCTCGATCGACAGCCAGTTCTCCCACCTCGCCTGGAAGAAGACCCCGCGCGCCGAAGGCGGCCTGGGCGAGATCAAGTACCCCTTGATCGCCGACGTCAACAAGGACATCAGCCGCAAGTACGGCGTGCTGCTTGAGGGCGCGGGCATCGCCCTGCGCGGCCTCTTCCTGATCGACGAAGAGGGCGTCTTGCGCAGCGCCGTGATCAACGACCTGCCGCTGGGCCGCAGCACCGACGAGGCCCTGCGCGTGGTCGACGCGCTCAACTTCTTCCAAAAGAACGGCGAAGTCTGCCCCGCCAACTGGAAGCCCGGCGCGGACAGCATCAAGCCGGGTGTGGAGACTTCGAAGGAATACTTCAAGAAGCACGCGTAA
- the elbB gene encoding isoprenoid biosynthesis glyoxalase ElbB, with protein MKKIGVLLSGCGVKDGSEIHEAVLTLLAIDRAGAQAVFLAPNSELEVVNHLTGEPTGEKRNVLLESARIARGNIKDIAQVKAADLDALILPGGYGAAKNLCDFAYKGPDAKPHGEVARLVKEVHSARKPIGAICIAPATIAAILGRDAHPSLTVGNDKGTAEALQKMGAQHKECPVREFHVDEKNKIVRASRSS; from the coding sequence ATGAAAAAGATCGGCGTGCTCTTATCCGGCTGCGGCGTCAAGGACGGCTCCGAGATCCATGAGGCCGTGCTGACCCTCTTGGCCATCGACCGCGCGGGCGCCCAGGCCGTCTTCCTCGCCCCCAACAGCGAGCTCGAGGTGGTCAACCACCTCACCGGCGAGCCCACCGGCGAGAAGCGCAACGTCCTGCTCGAGTCCGCCCGCATCGCGCGCGGCAACATCAAGGACATCGCCCAGGTGAAGGCCGCGGACCTCGACGCGCTCATCCTGCCCGGCGGCTATGGCGCCGCGAAGAACCTCTGCGACTTCGCTTACAAAGGGCCCGACGCCAAGCCCCACGGCGAGGTGGCCCGCCTGGTGAAAGAAGTGCATTCGGCCAGGAAGCCGATCGGCGCGATCTGCATCGCCCCCGCGACCATCGCCGCGATCCTGGGCCGCGACGCCCATCCCAGCCTCACGGTGGGTAACGACAAGGGCACCGCCGAGGCCCTGCAAAAGATGGGCGCCCAGCACAAGGAATGCCCGGTCCGCGAATTCCACGTGGACGAGAAGAACAAGATCGTCAGGGCATCGAGAAGCTCGTGA
- a CDS encoding DUF4149 domain-containing protein, translated as MSFLAQFLYLLGLVLWVGGIVFFSFFTTPTVFTQLPKDMASLVITAIFPKYYLLGYVAGGMMALGTLTEALLVKQLPLIRVVLLAMMLGCSVYAGTVVRPQVHDLKVQMKTVEEDSDLGKTLKARFDALHRRSVVLNIVVLAGGLVLIGIVAYRLRL; from the coding sequence ATGTCCTTCCTCGCCCAATTCTTGTACCTGCTCGGCCTCGTCCTGTGGGTCGGGGGCATCGTCTTCTTCTCTTTTTTCACGACGCCCACCGTCTTCACCCAACTGCCCAAAGACATGGCCAGCCTAGTGATCACCGCGATCTTCCCGAAATATTATCTGCTGGGCTACGTCGCCGGCGGCATGATGGCGCTGGGCACACTGACCGAGGCCCTGCTCGTCAAGCAGCTGCCGCTCATCCGCGTCGTCTTGCTGGCGATGATGCTGGGCTGCTCGGTCTATGCCGGCACCGTCGTCCGGCCCCAGGTGCACGACCTGAAGGTCCAGATGAAGACCGTCGAGGAGGACAGCGACCTGGGCAAAACCCTCAAGGCCCGCTTCGACGCCCTGCACCGCCGCTCGGTCGTCCTGAACATCGTCGTCCTCGCGGGCGGCCTGGTCCTAATCGGCATCGTCGCCTACCGCCTGCGGCTATGA
- the thrH gene encoding bifunctional phosphoserine phosphatase/homoserine phosphotransferase ThrH — MIACLDLEGVLVPEIWINVAEKTGIAELRLTTRDIPDYDVLMKRRLQILEQHHLKLQDIQEVIATMQPLEGAKEFLHWLQSEFQVIILSDTFYQFAAPLMKQLHFPTLFCHYLKVDKAGKIVDYQLRLKDQKRESVKKLRDLNFKIAAAGDSYNDIGMLEEADVGILFCPPEKIVKEYPQFQVTKDYGELKAAFENAMRHFTKGPQ; from the coding sequence ATGATCGCCTGCTTAGACCTCGAAGGGGTTCTGGTCCCCGAAATCTGGATCAACGTCGCCGAAAAGACCGGCATCGCCGAGCTGCGCCTCACCACGCGCGACATCCCCGATTACGACGTCCTGATGAAGCGCCGCCTGCAGATCCTCGAACAGCATCACCTGAAGCTGCAGGACATCCAAGAGGTCATCGCGACGATGCAGCCCCTGGAGGGCGCGAAGGAATTCCTGCATTGGTTGCAGTCGGAGTTTCAGGTAATCATCCTCTCCGACACCTTCTACCAGTTCGCCGCGCCGCTCATGAAGCAGCTGCACTTCCCTACCCTCTTCTGCCACTATCTCAAGGTCGACAAGGCGGGGAAGATCGTCGACTACCAGCTCCGCCTGAAAGACCAGAAGCGCGAGTCGGTCAAGAAGCTGCGGGATCTCAATTTCAAGATCGCCGCCGCCGGCGACTCCTACAATGATATCGGCATGCTCGAGGAGGCCGACGTGGGCATCCTCTTCTGCCCGCCGGAGAAGATCGTGAAGGAATATCCGCAATTCCAGGTGACGAAGGATTACGGGGAGTTGAAGGCCGCCTTTGAAAATGCGATGCGGCATTTCACGAAAGGCCCGCAGTAG
- a CDS encoding peptidase S13, which yields MRSEYFKQKRGSYSGLWGRWQEGRGRMAPRFRTLILLAIGLILAPAAGRAQGDWQQRVLAKVQNGTVLAVDEKGRILFSHQADKAFVPASTLKVPTALAALAILGENYRYKTDFFLDGSGNLYVKGYGDPFLISEELTLIAAQLKAKGLKSVNNMVLDGSYFGPDVQVPGLAGSLNPYDAYNGALLANFNTINIIKSGGEVRSAEEQTPMTEITRLLAANAPNGKSRINVATHEREAALYPGYLLKEFLAQQGVAVAGSIALGAVSPSAKPFLSYVSSKSLRQVLEAALKYSQNLIMNQLTLTMGAVKFGPPASLAKAKKALADFLAQEVGLRDFNVEEGSGISRKNHITALEMDKVLVKFFPYYQLLPVKNGMWVKTGTLSGVSGLVGYFQSKSHGWVRFTIILNQASNQRDEIAQLLFENLQ from the coding sequence ATGCGTTCGGAATATTTCAAACAAAAACGCGGCTCCTATAGCGGTTTGTGGGGGCGATGGCAAGAAGGGAGAGGGCGGATGGCCCCACGTTTTCGTACATTAATTTTGCTGGCGATCGGCCTTATTTTGGCACCTGCCGCGGGTCGGGCGCAAGGCGACTGGCAGCAGCGGGTGCTGGCCAAGGTCCAGAACGGCACGGTCCTGGCCGTCGACGAGAAGGGGCGCATCCTCTTCTCCCACCAGGCCGACAAGGCCTTCGTCCCCGCCTCGACCTTGAAGGTGCCCACCGCCCTCGCGGCCCTGGCCATCCTGGGCGAAAATTACCGTTACAAGACCGACTTCTTTCTGGACGGCTCGGGCAACCTTTATGTGAAGGGCTACGGCGACCCCTTCCTGATCTCCGAAGAGCTGACGTTGATCGCCGCTCAGCTGAAGGCCAAAGGGCTCAAGTCGGTCAATAATATGGTGCTCGACGGCAGCTACTTCGGCCCCGACGTCCAGGTGCCGGGGCTGGCCGGTTCGCTCAATCCCTACGATGCCTACAACGGGGCGCTCTTGGCCAACTTCAACACCATCAATATCATCAAGAGCGGCGGCGAGGTGCGGAGCGCGGAAGAGCAGACGCCGATGACCGAGATCACCCGTTTGCTGGCGGCCAACGCGCCCAACGGCAAGAGCCGGATCAACGTCGCGACCCACGAGCGCGAGGCGGCCTTGTACCCCGGGTATCTCCTGAAGGAATTTCTTGCCCAGCAGGGCGTGGCGGTCGCCGGTTCGATTGCCTTGGGCGCCGTCTCTCCGAGCGCCAAGCCTTTTCTGTCATATGTCTCGAGCAAGAGCCTGCGCCAGGTTTTGGAAGCGGCGCTCAAGTATTCGCAGAACCTGATTATGAACCAGCTGACCTTGACGATGGGTGCGGTGAAGTTCGGTCCCCCGGCCTCGCTTGCCAAGGCTAAGAAGGCCTTGGCGGATTTCCTCGCTCAAGAGGTGGGGCTGCGGGACTTCAACGTCGAGGAGGGCTCGGGCATCTCGCGCAAGAACCACATCACCGCCCTCGAGATGGACAAGGTGCTGGTGAAGTTCTTTCCCTACTATCAGCTGTTGCCGGTGAAGAACGGCATGTGGGTGAAGACGGGGACGCTGAGCGGTGTCTCCGGCCTGGTGGGCTACTTTCAATCCAAGTCGCACGGCTGGGTGCGATTCACGATCATCCTCAATCAGGCCTCCAACCAGCGCGACGAGATCGCGCAGCTGCTCTTTGAGAATTTGCAGTAG